TGATGTATTATTACTGGCTATGCCTTTTTATACTGCTTTAAGGTGATTCCTGTGACGCTTATTGTATGATTAGCTTACCTGAATCCGGATCTTTTTGCTATAGCAGCAATTGAGTGTAGGAGCTGACGGTTTCCCAGTACCACCATCGCAGTACAACCCGCTAGATGAGCCCAGTCCATTAGGTTTGAGGCTGCGGAAGAGCCCATCGCTGTTGGATTTGATCCAGATGAAGCTTTCCCCGGGGAACAACCCCAAGGTGGGAAATCATGGGAAGAAGGAGCAGAAAGGAAACTCTGTAACTACTGAAAAACTAAAGGCTTCAAACTTTCCTGCCTCAGTCCTGAGAATTGGGAGCTGGGAGGTattttagtttcaaaaataaTATGTAATTTACAAATTGCAGTTTAGAAGTACTAGTAGTGATTGAAATTCTGTTTTGTGTGCAGTATAAGTCAAGATATGAAGGGGATTTAGTAGCAAAATGTTACTTTGCGAAGCATAAACTTGTTTGGGAAGTCCTTGATGGCGGTCTCAAGAATAAGATAGAAATCCAGTGGTCCGATATTATGGGTCTGAAGGCAAGTTACCCAGATGATGGACCTGGAACCCTAGACGTAGAGGTAAGTGCTAATGGGTCGTCTCATTTGCTGCTGTTATTGTTAAACTATATGCTATATGAGAATTGGCAAATGTATTTCTGCAACTCTTTTCATTGTCCTTAAGGTGATGAAAGGACTAAGGGATTCTTGTGTTGCAGCTAGCAAGACAACCTCTTTTCTTCAGGGAAACAAATCCACAACCCAGGAAGCATACTCTGTGGCAAGCAACATCTGATTTTACTGGAGGACAGGCTAGCATACACAAGTATGTTTCTGATATTGTTTTTAGTCATTAGCGATTTCTTGTTTTCTGTATGAACCAGAACTTATAGTTGTTGTTTTTactaattttcctttttttccctgGGCACCAAGTACTCTTCGGTTGCTTATTTTAGCCGGTTGCTAGGAGTCTAGGACTATGAAAGTATCAAGATAATGACTGAAACTTAATTGCGACCTCCTCGGTAACTGTGTACTTTAAGTCCTAAAGTGAGTCATTACTGATTTAATGTTGACATCTGGAGTTTGAGAAAGCTTTGCGGATTATGTTGGGCCTCTTTATGCCTTTTTTTCCTTTGGATGTCGGGAAACTTTTCACTAGGATCATTCTACCTCTATTTACTCTATGAAGTTAAATAGCAGCCTAGCGCAGCCACCTAACCCCCATTTTTTGCAGCAGCAGTAATCCAGAGGATCTATAATTTTTAAGTCTTTGCATGGACTTGATTTAATGGCACTGCTGTTATAAGCCTGCTTAGCTCAGCATTACTCCTATTTATGTTCGCAATTTTGTAGCATTTCCTTGACCATTATCTTTAACGTGGTTCAGTTTTGATGTTAAACCCcatttttatgttttcctttttagGCAACATTACTTACAGTGTCCACCGGGCTTGATGGGAAAGCATTTTGAAAAGCTCGTTCAGTGCGATCCTCGTCTTAACTTCCTAAGTCAACAACCAGAGATTACACTAGATTCTCCATATTTCGAATCCAGAATTTCAGTATTTGAAGACCCAAATGTATCTGACTCAGAGTTTAATCtgaataatgagaaaaataccCCCTTTCTCAACTTGCAAGGTCCTGCCTCACCTTCAGAAGCCTATTGTTCTACCTCAAAGGCTGAGCAAGATGTTGTTAGAAGACCATTGGAAGGTGTTCCTCCTGAGAGACGTTCGCCAATCTCAggtaataatatattaataatattcGTTTGGGTAGGAACCCGAGCCTTGTAACAAGTTGGATTTATCTGTTTGATTCATCTTCGAGGACGTCatatttcttatttgtttttcttaaagttTTGTTGTTCGGGTCCtggttttatttaatatattaCATTCTTTTTCTGTCGCTACAGTTCTCGTTAGTTACTTCAACCTAGCATCTAAGGACCATTGACACTTCCAAATTATGTTGATGCTCTAAGCTGGATCTAACTGATCCTGAACTAATGCTTGTACCCACACAAGCAACCATTATGGAGGTTTGCTGGTCTTGAAtctgttttaattagttttactGTTATGTAACCTGCAGTGATGGATACAAGGGCAACTCAACATGTTATGAGTAGAGATATGGAGAAATTGAAAGGTCTCAGTAACCTGGAGCAGCTTAAAGTGCCTGGTCTTCATCCTTCCATGTCAATGAAAGATTTAGTGAGCCACTTTGAACAACGTTTCTCCGAGCAGGGTACATCTGAAGATATCAACCTGTCAAGTGATGAACGGCAAAGCTTGCAGATTCTGGAAGATATCTCGAGGTGCTTGTTTAGTGACACTCAGAATATGCCAGAATCAGATGAGAAATCCCTCATGTCTAGGGTGAATTCTCTGTGCTGTCTTATTCAGAAGGATCCTGCAACAGCTCATAAGAGTGAGAGTTCAGGTTATGTTGCTGTTGAAGGAAATAGAACTGATGAATTGAGTTTCTTTCCCGTAGCAGCAAGTGTAGATAAGGTTGAAGATCCTTCTACAACAGAGGATAAATCAAATGATCCAACTCCGTCAATGTCGAGAAAAGACTCCGTTGGGGAGTTGTTGATGAATCTGCCAAGGATAGCATCATTGCCTCAGTTTTTGTTCAATATCTATGAAGATTCTGAATACCAAGCTAGATAGCACCTGTTTAGTTTATCATCATTTGAAAGGATGGTGAAGTTAAATCTTGTATATAACAAGTCGTAGTGCCCTCGAAGACACTGCTTAGCTATACTGACTTTTGAATTTGACATGTTATCTAGTCTTTAGATGTTGTGCAGGTAGTTCAATCATCTTCTGTTTTAGTTGGTACCAAGATATAATGTTCTCCAAGTGATTCAAATATTTCTTGTTGACATTCTTTCATGATTTTTCTCTAAGATCGGTGGTCACAAGCCTGATCTTATTTTGAACGGGATACATTTGTAATTTGGTATCAGAACTT
This DNA window, taken from Nicotiana tabacum cultivar K326 chromosome 4, ASM71507v2, whole genome shotgun sequence, encodes the following:
- the LOC107823775 gene encoding uncharacterized protein LOC107823775 isoform X1 gives rise to the protein MVQLMNTVEVLPELQWRKGKTAVVKLEIEDDLDEAHGPLNKRSKLSSSLQQQLSVGADGFPVPPSQYNPLDEPSPLGLRLRKSPSLLDLIQMKLSPGNNPKVGNHGKKEQKGNSVTTEKLKASNFPASVLRIGSWEYKSRYEGDLVAKCYFAKHKLVWEVLDGGLKNKIEIQWSDIMGLKASYPDDGPGTLDVELARQPLFFRETNPQPRKHTLWQATSDFTGGQASIHKQHYLQCPPGLMGKHFEKLVQCDPRLNFLSQQPEITLDSPYFESRISVFEDPNVSDSEFNLNNEKNTPFLNLQGPASPSEAYCSTSKAEQDVVRRPLEGVPPERRSPISVMDTRATQHVMSRDMEKLKGLSNLEQLKVPGLHPSMSMKDLVSHFEQRFSEQGTSEDINLSSDERQSLQILEDISRCLFSDTQNMPESDEKSLMSRVNSLCCLIQKDPATAHKSESSGYVAVEGNRTDELSFFPVAASVDKVEDPSTTEDKSNDPTPSMSRKDSVGELLMNLPRIASLPQFLFNIYEDSEYQAR
- the LOC107823775 gene encoding uncharacterized protein LOC107823775 isoform X2 — protein: MVQLMNTVEVLPELQWRKGKTAVVKLEIEDDLDEAHGPLNKRSKLSSSLQQLSVGADGFPVPPSQYNPLDEPSPLGLRLRKSPSLLDLIQMKLSPGNNPKVGNHGKKEQKGNSVTTEKLKASNFPASVLRIGSWEYKSRYEGDLVAKCYFAKHKLVWEVLDGGLKNKIEIQWSDIMGLKASYPDDGPGTLDVELARQPLFFRETNPQPRKHTLWQATSDFTGGQASIHKQHYLQCPPGLMGKHFEKLVQCDPRLNFLSQQPEITLDSPYFESRISVFEDPNVSDSEFNLNNEKNTPFLNLQGPASPSEAYCSTSKAEQDVVRRPLEGVPPERRSPISVMDTRATQHVMSRDMEKLKGLSNLEQLKVPGLHPSMSMKDLVSHFEQRFSEQGTSEDINLSSDERQSLQILEDISRCLFSDTQNMPESDEKSLMSRVNSLCCLIQKDPATAHKSESSGYVAVEGNRTDELSFFPVAASVDKVEDPSTTEDKSNDPTPSMSRKDSVGELLMNLPRIASLPQFLFNIYEDSEYQAR